One Aegilops tauschii subsp. strangulata cultivar AL8/78 chromosome 7, Aet v6.0, whole genome shotgun sequence genomic window carries:
- the LOC109777400 gene encoding BTB/POZ and MATH domain-containing protein 3-like — MAFAGMSLVTAEGKLCTSTVSPIDSRAASGEYYPNGCDYQWDGWVSVSIGLEDDEYDDADDDEQRQPVKVRLAICLIDQFQWDQSIYIHECETEDFVLNPVVCDKDFIRRSTLERSSHLKDDSFIIRCDVIVLDVKADVNTEVGATTIVSQFIQVPPSDMAIHFKDLLMSKEGADVTFEVGGEAFAAHRCVLAARSMAFKSQLFGDTPGGATVKIDGIEGEVFKSMLTFIYTDTLPLPDWNKIQVWTPEGAPKAVQHVMWLLQLLEAAERYDLHRLKSICQEELGTSIQLNTVAEIIVGAERGRYRWLKEECWEFIKSNTTVHTVFTAEEIEQIVKSCSASVLNKLLSKFAS; from the exons ATGGCGTTTGCTGGCATGTCTCTCGTCACCGCTGAGGGCAAGCTGTGCACGTCCACCGTGTCGCCCATCGACTCCCGCGCGGCCAGCGG ggagtactacCCTAATGGCTGTGACTACCAGTGGGACGGTTGGGTATCGGTTTCTATTGGCCTTGAGGACGACGAATATGATGACGCTGACGATGATGAGCAAAGGCAGCCCGTGAAGGTCCGGCTTGCCATCTGTTTGATTGACCAATTTCAGTGGGATCAGTCAATATACATCCATGAATGTGAAACAGAAGATTTCGTTCTCAATCCTGTAGTCTGCGATAAAGATTTCATAAGAAGATCTACGTTGGAAAGATCTTCGCATCTCAAGGATGACAGCTTCATCATCCGTTGTGACGTCATTGTACTTGACGTCAAGGCTGACGTCAACACGGAGGTTGGCGCTACCACCATCGTTTCTCAGTTCATCCAAGTCCCTCCTTCGGACATGGCAATCCACTTCAAGGATCTCCTCATGTCCAAGGAGGGTGCTGACGTGACGTTTGAGGTTGGCGGCGAAGCATTTGCTGCGCATCGATGTGTGCTTGCAGCGCGATCTATGGCCTTCAAGTCACAGCTGTTTGGTGACACTCCTGGTGGTGCTACTGTGAAGATCGATGGTATTGAAGGAGAAGTGTTTAAGAGCATGCTAACTTTCATCTACACCGACACATTGCCTTTACCTGACTGGAATAAAATACAAGTGTGGACACCAGAGGGAGCCCCAAAAGCAGTCCAACATGTAATGTGGCTGCTGCAGTTGCTTGAAGCTGCGGAGAGATATGATCTCCATAGGCTGAAGTCGATCTGCCAAGAAGAGTTGGGCACCAGCATTCAGCTGAACACAGTAGCGGAAATCATTGTTGGAGCTGAGCGGGGACGCTACCGTTGGTTGAAGGAAGAGTGCTGGGAGTTCATCAAATCTAACACAACCGTGCACACAGTTTTCACAGCTGAGGAGATTGAGCAGATCGTCAAATCCTGCAGCGCCTCCGTTCTCAACAAGCTCCTCTCCAAGTTTGCTTCCTAA